Proteins from a single region of Schistocerca gregaria isolate iqSchGreg1 chromosome 3, iqSchGreg1.2, whole genome shotgun sequence:
- the LOC126355484 gene encoding spidroin-2-like, with protein MQILTVLSCLLAAAVAKPGFLGGAAPGLLGAGYAGPAAYAGYAGYAGRGHLAPANIVIGPGGVPLDTPEVAAARKAHLAAVAATRARDAAINGAAPAYAGYAGAAPAYVGYAGSGAAAAAAAAAAAAASAGYAGAGPYGPAGLGYAGAGLAAPSILALKAGHHLG; from the coding sequence ACGGTGCTGAGCTGCCTGCTGGCCGCCGCCGTGGCTAAGCCGGGCTTCCTGGGCGGCGCCGCCCCCGGCCTCCTGGGGGCGGGCTACGCGGGACCCGCCGCCTACGCCGGCTACGCGGGCTACGCTGGCCGCGGACACTTGGCGCCCGCCAACATCGTCATCGGTCCGGGAGGCGTGCCCCTCGACACGCCGGAGGTGGCGGCCGCGCGCAAGGCGCACCTGGCCGCCGTCGCCGCGACGCGCGCCCGCGACGCCGCCATCAAcggcgccgcccccgcctacgCGGGCtacgccggcgccgcccccgcctatGTCGGCTACGCGGGCTctggtgccgccgccgccgctgccgccgcagcCGCTGCTGCCGCTTCTGCTGGCTACGCTGGAGCTGGCCCCTACGGTCCCGCCGGCCTGGGCTACGCGGGAGCCGGTCTGGCCGCCCCCAGCATCCTGGCGCTCAAGGCCGGACACCACCTGGGCTGA